In the Paenibacillus sp. FSL H7-0357 genome, one interval contains:
- a CDS encoding methionine ABC transporter permease: MFSTTVTSEQFMQAIIETIQMVGFSLFLGSLLGIPIGILLVITRPGGVLENKALYAIINPMINIIRSLPFIILLVAIVPFTRAIVHTSIGTSAAIVPLIIYIAPYIGRLVENSLLEVNPGILEAAEAMGATPFQVIWYFLLPEAVGSLILSLTTATIGLIGATAMAGTVGGGGVGNLAIVYGYQRFDTVVVVATVLILIILVQGIQSLGNKLARKIRRY, from the coding sequence CATAATAGAAACGATTCAAATGGTAGGGTTCTCCTTGTTTCTTGGTTCCCTGCTCGGGATTCCAATCGGGATATTGCTTGTAATCACTCGTCCAGGCGGTGTTTTGGAGAACAAAGCCCTTTACGCCATCATAAATCCGATGATCAACATCATTCGCTCTCTACCTTTTATTATTTTGCTGGTTGCGATTGTTCCGTTTACACGGGCCATTGTGCATACTTCGATTGGGACAAGCGCAGCGATCGTACCGCTGATTATCTATATCGCGCCTTATATAGGACGTTTGGTAGAGAACTCGCTGCTTGAAGTGAACCCGGGAATTCTGGAAGCCGCAGAGGCGATGGGGGCTACTCCCTTTCAAGTCATCTGGTACTTTTTGTTGCCGGAAGCGGTCGGATCCTTAATCCTGTCATTGACAACAGCAACGATCGGATTGATAGGTGCAACTGCAATGGCCGGAACAGTAGGCGGCGGCGGAGTCGGCAACTTGGCCATAGTCTATGGATACCAGCGATTTGACACCGTAGTCGTGGTAGCCACCGTTCTTATTCTCATCATTTTGGTGCAAGGCATTCAATCTTTAGGTAACAAGCTGGCAAGAAAAATTCGCCGCTATTAG
- a CDS encoding MetQ/NlpA family ABC transporter substrate-binding protein, whose translation MKVMKKLMLVMLIGVLAVLTACGNKEAESSGDKKKLTVGFGVGTYEEQFRQSILPILEKQGYTVDIKTFSQNMQVNPAMKEGSIDASIFQSTAYMEAINKEINADMTGIAYVPGAPQGLYSVNHTTLDDVKDGTTVAVPNDPVNQERALRILEELGWIKIKEGAGVADFNINSMEPDKYNIDIKILDPAQILVSLQDVDYGVVNGNYIANSPDRKITDALKIENTPMQHRIIVSVNKKDENSQWAKDLKAAYESKEFEEYILGIEKYDGFILPEAWKNN comes from the coding sequence ATGAAGGTAATGAAAAAGTTAATGTTAGTAATGTTGATAGGTGTTCTGGCGGTGTTAACAGCCTGCGGCAATAAGGAAGCAGAAAGTTCTGGAGATAAAAAGAAGCTTACCGTTGGATTCGGTGTCGGAACCTATGAGGAACAATTCCGTCAATCGATTCTGCCGATCCTGGAGAAACAAGGCTATACCGTTGATATTAAAACCTTCTCGCAAAACATGCAGGTTAATCCGGCGATGAAGGAAGGCTCCATTGATGCGAGCATATTCCAAAGCACAGCTTACATGGAAGCCATTAATAAAGAAATTAATGCAGACATGACAGGAATTGCTTATGTGCCAGGCGCTCCACAAGGTCTTTATTCCGTAAATCATACTACTCTTGACGATGTTAAAGATGGTACAACGGTGGCGGTTCCCAACGATCCGGTTAACCAGGAGCGTGCACTGCGTATTCTGGAGGAATTGGGCTGGATCAAAATTAAAGAAGGAGCAGGTGTAGCAGACTTCAACATTAACAGCATGGAGCCGGATAAGTATAATATTGATATTAAAATTTTGGACCCGGCGCAAATTCTGGTTTCCCTTCAAGATGTGGATTATGGTGTTGTGAACGGTAATTATATTGCGAATTCACCCGACAGAAAGATTACGGATGCACTCAAGATTGAAAACACGCCAATGCAACACAGAATCATCGTATCGGTTAACAAAAAGGATGAAAATTCGCAGTGGGCCAAGGACTTGAAGGCTGCCTATGAATCCAAAGAGTTTGAAGAATATATCCTTGGAATCGAGAAATATGATGGTTTCATTTTGCCTGAAGCATGGAAAAATAATTAA
- a CDS encoding uroporphyrinogen decarboxylase family protein, whose product MSEWSKQDRFKAILSGERADRHIVSGWRHFIDKEQNADDLAATTISFTKKYDWDWVKINPRATYLAEAWGNQYDFTDYQTVFPRQKTTAIPTADNLWDLEVKKATQTASLQEHLEAVRKIRQGLPDTPLIQTVFSPLTVLLFIVGRSAYVTKTVFGIEQPVTLESLFKEHRAAAHHALHAISLTLADYVQELQHAGSDGLFYAVTGTAHPGLFDEAMFDELSRPYDSIVLEAASYGKNILHTCGAHAKPEKFNDYRIDGISWDTIAEGNPGLEANLKATKVGGVDHGLFAENNLDQIQKQAKEALTLMKNQPFILSPNCAIPLNVTDEALEQLKNSVFE is encoded by the coding sequence ATGAGTGAATGGAGTAAGCAAGATCGGTTTAAAGCAATATTGTCCGGAGAACGGGCGGATCGTCACATTGTCAGCGGATGGCGTCATTTTATTGACAAGGAACAAAATGCGGATGATTTAGCAGCAACAACGATTTCTTTCACGAAAAAATATGATTGGGACTGGGTCAAAATTAATCCTAGAGCAACTTATTTAGCTGAAGCTTGGGGTAATCAGTATGACTTTACGGATTATCAGACTGTCTTTCCAAGACAGAAGACGACTGCTATTCCTACAGCCGATAACCTGTGGGATCTCGAAGTGAAAAAGGCAACCCAGACTGCATCTCTGCAGGAGCATTTAGAGGCGGTCAGAAAAATTCGTCAAGGGTTACCGGACACTCCGCTAATCCAAACCGTATTTTCGCCATTAACGGTGTTGCTGTTTATCGTAGGGCGTTCTGCATATGTAACAAAAACAGTGTTTGGCATTGAGCAGCCTGTTACTTTGGAATCGTTGTTTAAAGAGCATAGAGCGGCAGCACACCATGCGTTACATGCTATTTCATTAACCTTAGCTGATTATGTGCAAGAGTTGCAGCATGCGGGTTCAGATGGTTTGTTCTACGCGGTGACAGGTACAGCACATCCGGGATTATTTGATGAAGCGATGTTCGATGAGCTGTCCAGACCCTATGATTCTATTGTGTTGGAGGCCGCAAGTTATGGAAAAAACATCCTTCATACCTGTGGAGCCCATGCAAAGCCGGAGAAATTCAATGATTATCGTATTGATGGGATCAGCTGGGATACTATAGCCGAAGGCAATCCAGGTTTAGAAGCGAATCTTAAAGCTACTAAAGTAGGCGGCGTTGATCATGGATTGTTTGCAGAAAACAATTTAGATCAAATTCAAAAGCAGGCGAAGGAAGCTTTGACGTTAATGAAAAACCAGCCTTTTATTCTCTCGCCAAATTGTGCGATCCCGCTAAATGTTACAGATGAGGCGTTAGAACAACTAAAAAACTCAGTATTTGAATAG